The genomic interval gctaatttggaatttagctaacatttgtTTAGCTAGCATTATGttaactgtttttggctaatttagaaatgtttccagcttctttttttggctcatttggagtttaacagAACTTCAAAAtgtatcctctgacagacaggtaaccagtgtaaaggcctcagaactggactgatgtggtctactttcttggtccttgtgagaacccgagcagcagagttctgaataagctgcagtttcctgatggatttttttggtagtcctgtaaaaacactgttacagtaatcaagtcgactaaagatgaaagcatgcactagtttctccaggtcctgcttagacatcagatctttaatccttgagatatttttgagatgataataggctgatttagtgactgccttaatgtgtttatcaaaatttaggtctgtgtctatcactacacccaagtttctggcctggttggtagtttttagttgaatagattgaagctctgtagtgacgtctaaccttttttctttagccccaaagacaataacctcagttttgtttttgtttaattgaagtaagttgtgacacatccagtcattaatgtcctcaatgcatttaccaagagcctgtacagggcctcggtctcctggtgtcagtctaatatatatctgtgtgtcatctgcatagctatggtaactaatgttgttgttctttataacctgggccagtgggagcatgtagatgttaaatagaagtggtcccaggatggagccttggggcactccacatgtaatttctattggctcagaagtgaagttaccaattgacacaaaatatttcctgtttcctAAGtatgttttgaaccagtttagtactggcccagtgagacccacccagttttacAGTCATCTGAGTAGCATAGCAATACGTGAtatgatatttaaaaagaaaactctgatgacccagcaccATTTAAATGCaccatttacacacaaaacttaTAAAAGGGAGTCTCACATTTGATCTTTgtataaatttagttttgtaTGTGTGTCTCAGACGATAGGTGCATACTTTTTACATATGTGTAGTTATTTTAAGatgctgtaatttaaagttgtgcgtatttaaattgtattctgtgtatttttgcatgtgaatacacaattacaagtacacacagttacGCGCAAAATATATATGAGTCACAAATCCAGTATTGCGtacaaacaaatccaaagttaagcaTAAACATGCCCACATAGGTTACAAATCCACTCGCAGAAATGGGGTGAGACTATTTTGACTCCATAAGGAACAGATGTTTCTAAGTTAAAGTTCTTAACTTCCAGACCTGGttccactttttattttcaggacatgtttgttgtgttagATCCCAGCAGTGATAAAATGCGTGGTTGATCAATAGATGGTCTACAACTCTCATAAACTGGTCTGCGGGGGTTCATGAACTCCTCCCTAAGGAGCGTTTATTGGCGCAAATGCGTCTTTGGAAACATCATGGAGAAGAAAAGGCTCCAACTTTCCCTTTGAGAACTCCATCAATTAGCATCACAAGCCGCGTGCACGTGTCCTACCAGCGTACAATCGCGCGTTTGCAAAGAATGACAAGCGCGCGACAAAAGGCTACACGGCGGGAGAAAAGGAGGCCGCATTTTCACCAGATGCCCGGCGGGAAAAGGTGGCGCGCGGGTACTTTGTGGAGCGCCCTCGCGGGGGGCCCACGCGCCCGCACCTTTGTGGGGCTTCAATTGTTCCCACGAGACGAATTGCTGCGAATTTAAATAACATGTAAATTTTATGGGGGCTTCGCTGCCTATAAAGTCGAACAGCGCCTGCGCGCACCGACAGCTGACATGCAGCCAGGTGAAGCCAAAGAGCCGCGCGCGCGCAGAACCGCGTTCTCCGTGGAGGACATCCTGGATCCGGACAAGTTCAGAGGGAAGCCGGACTGTGGTGGAGCGGCTGCAGGTGAGGCGCCGAGTCTGCGCAGAGCGGAGCTCGTCCAAAGCGGGTTCATGAGGTCAATCTCTCCTCCAGGATCTCGCCATATCCGGGTCGAACCCGGACAGGTGCAGCCTCCCCATGCAGGTGAAGGTGAGCGCAGGGCGCTGCCGGCGGGACCCCTGAAGCCTCAGAGTCAGCTGGAGAAAGGCCGACGGATGCGCACCGCCTTCACGCTGGAGCAGCTGCAGGTTCTGGAGCACAGCTTCCAGAGGAGCCACTACCTGTCTGTGCTGGAGCGGCACGCCATCGCCTCAGCGCTCCGCCTGTCCGAGACCCAGGTGAAGATCTGGTTCCAGAACCGGCGCACCAAGTGGAAGAAGGAGAGTCTGCAGGGGAAGGAGACGGCGCTGTACTGCCAGATACGCGCCCCCATCCAGATCTTTGCGCCGCTGGCGCCTTACCGGCAGTTTTACGCATGAAGGCGCGCGGATGAATTGGCGCGCGGAACAGACTTGGATTAGCAGAAGAGACGATAGCAGTGTTCACGTTCAGGACAAAACGAGACTggacttaatttatttttatgaggcataaataaagttttattgaacttttgtgatgaaaaactgagaaagttgttgtttttataaatgatatattttctgaccgttttgagtctgttttcttctttctagaTGAGAGGGgtcaaattcaatcacacaaggggccaaaatccaaaacacacctgaggtcatgggccgaacaggataaagatttattgaacactctaaaactacattttaaaactgtaactttttaacataattatgaataataaaaatgcaggaatattattccagaataaatcaacttaaaccttaaataactatcaatattttactctccataaaatatattttgtcaaaatcatacaagttagaaatgaagataacatcgggtcattaataacaataaaagaagagtaaaaacactaaagtcaagctatttttttcagctgctagGTGTTTTGaccaacctaagttttttttgttttttaggccaatttggcatttagctaatattttagctggctttaaacttcagcgtttttagctatcaatttcaggatcttcaCTGGCCAAATTcagagtttttaataaatgtttatcatgttcagcctcaggtgtgtttgggattttgacCCCCCTGTTTTAGTGCTATTTCAGGAATACTGCATCACTTCCTGAGGAAATGGTTCTTGGAGATAACTCATGCTGGAAGCAGATGAATGCTGTTCATCTCGCATggattccagaagaagaagggaTTTCAGAGACGTTTTGGGTTTTGATGACAGATGGTTTTTGCTCACTGACCTTTAAGATGTTTGCAGCATCAAAGTGTGAATGCATCTCCATCAAACCCGGATTGGAACCAGATGGAgggaaaaggagcagaaagaggagGTCTTTTCCTGAAAAAGATGAAGGGAAACAGgaagaacattttctttgtcttaatTGATCTGGTCTGCTTTTGACATCCATGGAAGTCTGTCCTCTGAGGCCATAAAGCACCGCCATGTCTGAGCTATTTTAGTGAAAACTCTAAGACGCACAGATGTTCCCACAGATGTGATGGTGGTCTCCATGTggagagctgctgctctgaggGATTCCACACAAACGTCTGGTAGAAAGCAGGTTAAGGTGATCATCAACTCAAACCTCAGCTTCTCATGCAGGATGTGAGAACGAAAAATCCTCTTTTACTTCACTGAACATCCCTGATGAAGTCTGGAAAACATCTGAATCCTGAATCCTCTGATCTTTATTCTGATCCTGGAGCACAGGGGTGTtcaaagtcaggcctcgagggccggtgtcctccatgttttccaaccaacctgccagtGAAGCTCCTTGTTGGCCATGTAGgccgtggtgttcacactggacaagcagggaggggcttcttcttctactgctAACTAGCGcgtgtccaccacctacagttggatgAAATTTGATGCTAAAAGTCAGGATAGTGTAAATCTGGGGAATCTTGGTCCaggcttttctttcacagctccattctgatatatgaaagagaATTCAGGCCGACACAAACTGCAGttattcatttttccttcatcgtcaattattaaatgtttggcactcaatccatccatcttcttctgctcatccaggaTCGGgccgtgggggcagcagtctgagcaaagatgcccagacttccctctcccaggtcacttcctccagctcctctggggggaccctgaggcgtCCCAAGACCAGCggtcagctatcagcactagcatcttcagtgaccaaattcagcttacactattcacactagcattatcacaggtaatgatataaatctagttcataattatgttaaaaagttagttttaaaaatgtagttttagtgttcaatataTGTTTACCTCTGTTcacccgtgacctaaggtgtgttttggattttggcctcttgagCGAttgacacacctgatccagtgagatatgcctggaacacctctccagtgAGCCGCCTCAActgctggatgtggaggagaagcggctctactccgagctttTCCTCCCATCTCTAGGGGAGCACACAGCTACCCTCCAGAAGAAAATCATTTCAggcgcttgtagtcgggatctcgttctttggGTCATGACCATAGGAGAGAACTGGAGTGAAGATCGAATTGAGGATAGGAAAAGCTTTCTTCTGTCCTGATCAGATCTCGTTTTAGAAAAGAGCGCCCCCGGCTGAAGCTGTCGGAACTGCAGGATTTCCCGGGTGGTTTGATCTGCTTCAGTGGCTCTCCTGAGGGCACCATGAGTGAAACCAAACCAGTCCACAGGCCGTCCCACAGCTTtcatttgagaaataaaaatgaacgtTTTTACGGTTTCTGCctctgttttttaaactgatttcgGAACGTTTAAAGGGATTTGGATTCTCCAAACTGGATGGATTGTGTTATAAAGTTtaagacagttttatttttagtgataTACTGCACATTTCATCAAAACCCAAAAGAATCTTGATgggttttctttgtaaatgatCAGTTTACTGctctaaaaatgaaagtttcacCTTAAATCCTTTGAATCTGTGCAGAAATGACGTCACTTCTGACCTCAGGTTCAAGTTCTTCTGTTTGTCTGTGAAGAACGGAGAGAAAGGGTCTCCCAAACTCTCcatctctcctcctccttcacagGAATGTCACCAGACAGACGCTCCTCCCCTCTGCAGGGAGATGGTGAGGGGAGAAAAGGGGGTAAAGGGCCATGAGGGAGAGATGTGGCTGCAGAATCGGTAGGAGGAAACAGGGAGGTGTTGCTCTCCTCAGATCTCCATATATTCTTCCTCTGAGTCGACTCTGCAGAGAGGAGGAAGCTCTCCAGACCTCCGACCAGTCCTGCCCTCCTACTGGCATCTGCAAGGCAGACACGGAGCTGTTTTCTCAGCTGGGATACTGTGTTTGGGTGGAGAAATGAGGGCAGAGCTGCTGCTTCTCTTTGTCGGGGTGACCCTCTGCTGCACCCTGGTCTGGGCTCAGCACGACCCGGACGAGAAGAGGGTCTCCAGGGACCTGGCGAGGGTCAGGGAGGCCGGCGGAACGCTGGTGGAAGAGGGCCAGGAAGGCGTAGAGATGTCAGACCAGCCGGCCGAAGTGAAGGAGGACGACAAGGCAaaaccaaagaagaaaaaaactccagaGGAAATCGAGGCAGGTACGTGCAGCTCTGGAGGAGGAACTCACCTGAACGCAGGAGACACAGTCGAGGTCCAAAACAGcagaatccacatttttatcaaatttaatctCTCAAAATACGTTTTGCTTCAGTAAATCCTCAAATAAGCTTCAGAGATTCAgtgaaaagttttcattttaactcaAACGCTTTCCATGTAGAGCTCTAACATCTGCAGGAAGCTGTGATCCGGTAGAACCAAGTCAGAACCAAAGATGGAAGCAGCTTCTGTCTTTCAGAACTTCCTGCtatctttctttaaaatactCATTTTCATGTACTTATTTCAATCTCTGTGGATTTGTGTTTCCCGTTTGCTGCACAGCTTCAGTGAAGAGCTGCTGGCATGAATGAAAATAATCCCGCCTcgctgacagaaaaaaaacacaatctgtcATGAGAAGGAGGGAACATCTGGGAAAAGCAGAAAACTTTCCACAACCATGTTCCCCATAAACGGTTTCCAGCCTCCCTGATGCTCAACTTTCCGCTGCAACAAGCAGAACTGCTGACTCCAGTTACACCACGGCCCACAATTAACACAAACCAGAAACTCTCAAAAGCTCCGTGGAGCAAAGACTCATCATCCGCTCCACCGTCTCTCTGAGCTGATGACCGTTTTAGGACTTGAATCGTCTGTTCTGTAATCCAGGATGACGTTTGGGAGGATTCAGGAAAAGAGAACGTCAATAAATCAGATCCAGCTCTAGGAGACTCATGAATCCTCACCAACTtgaatttagagaaaaacaggTGATTACTCAAGAAAAGAGTTCATGAACTGATAGGAAGTGAAATAGCAGCAAATTTATAAAGGAAGTCGGTTCAAGGATTGAGCTGAAAATCAGCAACAAAGCAGCTTATTTCCAAAAACTGTCAGGAAAGAGAGAAGAgcagaaaagagacaaaatacCCAACAATTAACGCTAAAAATGGTCCAAGAAAGAGTTTAAATTCTCtgaaaattcagcttttaaatcaaagaaagttatgtttaatatttaggctgaaaaatcagtgaaaatcagcttatataaaaaaagaaaaataaaacaataaaaacagaaaatactctaagaaaaatgtctaaaagatgaaatacgtaaaaaaatgcaactgttGAATCAAAGTAAGCAAGTTTGAGGAATTTATAGTGAAAAGAAGCCAATATCTGAAAAAAGTTGTGTTCAAGAACTGAGCTGAAAGTTAGCAATAAagtagcttaaaataaaaaaaaagtcagagagatgtgttagaaaaaaaagagaaaaaatttagaaaaactaaaataaaaaatattttaggaatGATGTTCAAAAGAGATAAAACTGtgtgaaaaatgcagtttttaaatcataaaatgttGAGTTCAAGGACTGAACTGAAAGAGagtaaaaaagcagaaagtgtCTAAAGAAAGTCAGCTCAATATCTGAGCTGAAAATCAGCAATAGATTTTTCAAAAGTCCTGTAAGCGCTGgactgaaaataaacagaaaacgcaacaattaaaacagaaaatgatctTAGAgtaatatggaaaaaaataagctaaaattgtgtgaaaatgtaaataataaaaaatgaaatcaagaaAGTTCGAAGACATTTGAGTTCCTGTAGAAGTAAGTGAAAAATCAACTAAACACTAAAGGAAGCTGTGTTCAATGACTGAGCAGAAAATTAGTGAAAAAAGAAgcttgtttggaaaaaaaatgatagccGGGCAGAATATGAACAGATgaattaaaacagaacattttcaaaaaaaaaaatgtgtgtaaaagtgttcaatttaactaaaaatgcagtttttaaatcttaagAAGTTGAGTTCatggaaagaaaatgaaaaagcagtaaATGTCTTGAGGATGTTGGTTCAATGGCTGAGCTGAAAATCATCAATAAAGTCACTTTACACAAAAATGTCAGGAGGCAGCACTGgactgaaaataaacagaaaacaacaattaaagcagaacatgttcttataaatatttggaaaaaaaataaaattcataatATTATAGAAAATTGGTTCAAGAAAGTTCAAACAAACATCGGAccatcaataataataaaataaaatgacctggagggccggatccggcccccgggccttgacttacTAAAGGACGTTGTGTTCAAGGATTAGTGAAACATCAGTGAAAAAGCAGCAAGGCTGAAAATGACCCCAAAAACATAATGAGATAATTTAAACAGAAACctttcaaagaaatatttttaaaattgaactgaatatttttttttctaatcacaaaaaatcgtgttttaagcttttgagcTGCACTTTTCCAAATAAAGTCAAGTAGCAGCACAgtgcaaacaagaaaaagtgtTAGCTAAAGAAAGTTGTGTTCAaggacaaaacaacaaacaaaatacacgattaaaagataaatatttagaaacGGGCTAAAATTCTGTGGAAAAAGCAGctattaaatgataaaaagtgagtttaatgactggacaaaaaaaacagaaaaggtccAAAAGTACAAAGACTTGAtcaaaactattaaataaaaacaagtaaaaaacattatgtatatgtacacttgaaaatgtttttgacacaaTAATCAGAATACCTCCATTCCTCCCATCGCTCCGgttctccagcagctccttTGGCTCCCGGCTCCGTTCCTCATCCATCTCTAAATCCTCCTGCtaaacctcctcctcctcatctttcTCCGTCCCTCGTGCTCGTCTCTCCTCCACGGGGAGCAGAGCTGTCAGCCGTGCAGGAACCCGATCTTTCCACCTCCTCAGACGCCTCTGGCTCAGCTTGCTTTCAATCCACAAACATCACAGTCTGTcggatttttgttttcttctgtgttgttttgagagacaaaaatatgctaaagtaaaatcaatcattaatattaaaagtgtttgaaataaacatgtAGCAGAATATAAGACAGtaaatctgttttataaaaTCAAAGATCTACTAGCATGTAATCCAGAACTCTGTGGGTGACTGACTGACAGAAACCCAGCAGTTGTGTGTGTTTAGGATGAACGGCTGGACTGTAAATAAATGTAGGAGATGTGGAGGAAAACCTCCAGAGTTAGACTTTGATGGCGGTTTTCTAATGAAGCCGAAACATCCCGTGAATGTGGGATAATCTCTCCTGATTTATGCTTCCAGCTGCAGTTTGTCATCAGAGTCCAGAGGAGGGAAACACAGATCGCCTCCGTACATGTGTTACCCAtcattgtgtgattgcttagtaagcattcacactatagtgatcctccggctcttttctgtACGTTTTTAGCACGagaaaactcaatcacactttcagtgatttcagtgatctgggtatcaaaacgttcagctccttcaggacattactgcttgtattgctgggattgtatttttttctgtagcatgctagcgagctcctttgTAGCGTGCTCCATTGTATTTAGATAccgagctccattgtatcaagctaaaaaagcttcaatatagcatgctagcaagcttttTTGTAGCATACTAGCGAGCTCCTGTGTAGCATGCTACCAAGCTCCTCAGTAAAAtactagcaagctcctctgtagcatgctagcaaccttctctgtagcatgctagctagtcAGCTCTGTTGTAGTGAGCTTCCCGCTGAGTTCCcatttaagctaatgtgggaaaacacaggtgggaccaccacagaaactaaGACAAACCCAATTTGGGCCCACACGGCCTCGCTGGCTGGGATGTTCATTGATCGGTGATCACTGATGATCAGGTAAACATTTCCCGATTGGCATTCATGATCTACAAAGTGGATCTTTAGAATTAATCATGGAGAAGAATCCTGCAGTTTAGAGCGTTAACGTCATTTTCACCAACATTTGCTGCtatatgactttttctttctttgctttttgttgTCCTGGTGTGGCGACATAGTGGAGTA from Oryzias melastigma strain HK-1 linkage group LG12, ASM292280v2, whole genome shotgun sequence carries:
- the pnx gene encoding homeobox protein pnx, giving the protein MQPGEAKEPRARRTAFSVEDILDPDKFRGKPDCGGAAAGSRHIRVEPGQVQPPHAGEGERRALPAGPLKPQSQLEKGRRMRTAFTLEQLQVLEHSFQRSHYLSVLERHAIASALRLSETQVKIWFQNRRTKWKKESLQGKETALYCQIRAPIQIFAPLAPYRQFYA